A section of the Deinococcus hopiensis KR-140 genome encodes:
- a CDS encoding replication-associated recombination protein A: VGFPLTGVLDKTSPAVALEDRMNTLFQHDQRPLAERMRPERLEDLVGQRHLFARGAPLEVALRTKRVQNLILHGPPGTGKTTIARALANSVEGEFIALSAVNAGKSELADVIKRADANRARGKRTILFLDEIHRWNRTQQDALLPQIESGHISVIGATTENPGFSLVRALQSRARILEIQPLTAEDLGEILRRAEQAEGRRLPLTPEGRTALIDSADHDARLALGMAEAVWFAEPDHDLTPLELEVIAPSVHGRHGRNREALYDMLSAFHKSMRGSDPDAALLYAFRMLEGGEDIRQIIRRVQACASEDVGLADPQAMVQAASAWAAIERLGDAEGWLPLAQAIIYVAAAPKSNAVYAAGNAARRLARETSDLPPPLWMMNAPTSYQASLGRKKGYAYDHDFLGAFSGQTRLPEALAGTVLYQPSERGWESVHLSKRLAHWRTLRASGELQPRATGPGAEPSEEAEEERRLK; this comes from the coding sequence GGCCCGAACGCCTGGAGGACCTTGTGGGTCAGCGCCACCTGTTTGCCCGTGGAGCGCCCCTGGAGGTGGCCCTACGGACCAAGCGTGTGCAGAACCTGATTCTGCACGGCCCGCCAGGTACGGGCAAGACCACCATCGCCCGCGCCCTGGCGAACAGCGTTGAGGGTGAGTTCATCGCCCTGTCGGCCGTGAACGCCGGCAAAAGCGAACTCGCGGACGTGATCAAGCGCGCTGACGCCAACCGGGCGCGTGGCAAGCGGACCATCCTGTTCCTCGATGAGATCCACCGCTGGAACCGTACCCAGCAAGACGCGCTGCTGCCCCAAATCGAGTCGGGTCACATCTCCGTCATTGGGGCGACGACCGAAAACCCGGGCTTCAGCCTGGTCCGGGCATTGCAAAGCCGGGCGCGCATCCTGGAGATTCAGCCCCTCACCGCTGAAGACCTCGGGGAGATCCTGCGCCGGGCAGAGCAGGCGGAAGGGAGGCGGCTTCCACTCACGCCCGAGGGTCGAACAGCGCTGATTGACTCGGCAGATCATGACGCTCGACTCGCGCTGGGCATGGCCGAAGCGGTATGGTTCGCCGAGCCGGACCACGACCTCACGCCCCTGGAGCTTGAGGTGATCGCGCCGAGCGTGCACGGGCGACACGGACGCAACCGCGAAGCGCTGTACGACATGCTCTCCGCCTTCCACAAGTCCATGCGGGGCTCGGATCCCGACGCGGCGCTTCTGTATGCCTTTCGGATGCTCGAGGGCGGTGAGGACATTCGGCAGATTATCCGGCGGGTTCAGGCGTGCGCGTCAGAGGATGTCGGCCTCGCGGATCCTCAGGCGATGGTGCAGGCGGCGTCCGCATGGGCGGCCATTGAGCGCCTGGGGGACGCAGAGGGGTGGTTGCCCCTGGCGCAGGCGATCATCTACGTGGCGGCCGCGCCCAAGAGCAACGCGGTGTACGCGGCGGGCAACGCCGCCCGCCGCCTGGCTCGGGAGACGTCGGACCTTCCACCTCCGCTGTGGATGATGAATGCGCCAACCTCATATCAGGCGTCACTGGGCCGGAAGAAGGGGTACGCGTACGACCATGACTTCCTGGGTGCCTTCTCCGGGCAGACGCGGTTGCCGGAGGCACTGGCGGGTACGGTGCTGTACCAGCCTTCAGAGCGGGGATGGGAGTCCGTGCACCTGAGCAAACGGCTGGCCCACTGGCGAACTCTGCGGGCCAGCGGTGAACTTCAGCCGCGGGCGACAGGGCCCGGGGCTGAACCCTCGGAAGAGGCGGAGGAGGAACGCCGCCTGAAGTGA